The Hyphomicrobiales bacterium genome has a window encoding:
- the eryB gene encoding D-erythritol 1-phosphate dehydrogenase → MASESSSLPAGFGTAPDAPYDLAVIGGGINGCGIARDAAGRGASVVLFEKDDLASATSSRSTKLIHGGLRYLEHYEFRLVREALMERERLWAIAPHIIRPLRFVLPHHKGLRPAWLLRLGLFLYDHIGGRKLLPATRTLDLAHDAAGKPLKDDRAKAFEYSDCWVEDARLVVLNAMDAAVRGTAIHTRTRVVSAHRQNGLWQLETDGPEGKRSVWAKALVNAAGPWVGDVLNGVIHTNAKAGVRMVQGSHIVVPKLYDHDRCYIFQNADGRIIFAIPYEQDFTLIGTTDRDYKGNPSEVAATPDEIAYLCAAASEYFRSPVTPESVVWTYSGVRPLYDDGASKAQEATRDYVLTLDAPQGEAPLLSVFGGKITTYRRLAEAAIAKLAPHAPWAARADWTMTGALPGGDFPVGGFEKLVGEIAAAHPWLERRTATRLVRCYGTRARDILAGASSLADLGRHFGADLHEREVRYLMKAEWARRGDDVLWRRGKLGLRLSAAERQALDDFMQATALQAA, encoded by the coding sequence ATGGCCTCCGAATCCTCTTCGCTTCCCGCCGGCTTCGGCACGGCCCCCGACGCTCCCTACGATCTCGCGGTCATCGGCGGAGGCATCAATGGCTGCGGCATCGCCCGCGACGCGGCCGGACGCGGCGCCTCGGTCGTGCTGTTCGAGAAGGACGATCTCGCCAGCGCCACCTCCTCGCGCTCGACCAAGCTGATCCATGGCGGGTTGCGCTATCTCGAACATTACGAGTTCCGGCTGGTGCGCGAGGCGCTGATGGAGCGCGAGCGGCTCTGGGCGATCGCGCCGCACATCATCCGCCCGCTGCGCTTCGTGCTGCCGCATCACAAGGGCCTGCGTCCGGCCTGGCTGCTTCGCCTCGGCCTCTTCCTCTACGACCATATCGGCGGCCGGAAGCTCCTGCCCGCCACGCGCACGCTCGATCTCGCCCATGACGCCGCCGGCAAGCCGCTCAAGGACGACCGGGCGAAGGCCTTCGAATATTCCGACTGCTGGGTCGAGGACGCCCGACTCGTCGTGCTCAACGCGATGGACGCCGCCGTGCGCGGCACGGCGATCCACACCCGCACCCGCGTCGTCTCGGCGCACCGCCAGAACGGTCTCTGGCAGCTCGAGACGGACGGCCCGGAAGGCAAGCGGTCGGTCTGGGCGAAGGCGCTCGTCAATGCTGCCGGCCCCTGGGTCGGCGACGTGTTGAACGGCGTGATCCATACCAACGCCAAGGCCGGCGTCCGCATGGTCCAGGGCAGCCACATCGTCGTGCCGAAGCTCTACGATCACGACCGCTGCTACATCTTCCAGAACGCGGACGGGCGGATCATCTTCGCCATCCCCTACGAGCAGGATTTCACCCTGATCGGCACCACCGATCGCGACTACAAGGGCAATCCGTCCGAGGTTGCCGCGACGCCCGACGAGATCGCCTATCTCTGCGCGGCGGCCAGTGAGTATTTCCGCTCACCCGTTACGCCCGAATCCGTGGTCTGGACCTATTCCGGCGTGCGCCCGCTCTATGACGACGGCGCCTCGAAGGCGCAGGAAGCGACGCGCGACTATGTGCTGACGCTCGATGCCCCTCAGGGCGAGGCACCGCTGCTCTCCGTCTTCGGCGGCAAGATCACGACCTATCGCCGCCTCGCGGAGGCCGCCATCGCCAAGCTCGCACCGCATGCTCCCTGGGCTGCCCGCGCCGACTGGACCATGACCGGCGCCCTGCCCGGCGGCGACTTCCCGGTCGGCGGTTTCGAGAAGCTGGTCGGCGAGATCGCCGCCGCCCACCCCTGGCTGGAGCGCAGGACGGCGACCCGGCTCGTCCGCTGCTACGGCACCCGCGCCCGCGACATCCTCGCCGGCGCGTCGAGCCTCGCCGATCTCGGCCGCCATTTCGGCGCCGATCTCCATGAGCGCGAGGTGCGCTACCTGATGAAGGCGGAGTGGGCGCGGCGCGGCGACGACGTGCTCTGGCGGCGCGGCAAGCTCGGCTTGCGATTGTCCGCCGCCGAGCGTCAGGCGCTCGACGACTTCATGCAGGCGACCGCGCTCCAGGCCGCCTGA
- a CDS encoding ABC transporter permease, with protein sequence MRAEAALRGGLECAGATILALLFGVVMLAVLRRYLFGGGFVWSDELAIWLHLALIAVGAPLAVTGTLAMRLDVLVRLLPGRLRKLAGVLADAVAFHGALVLAGGGVSVALLVGGQSTVFGLPEALRFAVFACGGALTILALFLRGGLERGWAGAAASLMLGGALYGLAQLAFDLFPTPSLVAALVAGGGLLLGAPLPFALLAGVSLTGPFGGLLPEPAIVQTMVGGIGKFLLLAIPFFLLAGELLTEGGLAERLIRFAATLVGHWRAGLAQTALVASVLFSGASGSSVANAAFGAKVMAPTLVASGYPPAHAAAIVAGVSMLDNIIPPSIAFLILASATNLSVGSLLVGGFVAGGVLALALAVGIHLSVRGVVDTAPKASAAERGRALIGAIPAIGLGVIVVIGIRFGVVTVTEASALAVAYAVIACLALRSLNARGVLASLRKSAAEAAAIGLLIGASAPFAFLLAVDRVSEQMAGLVTLFGAGPYAVMLLANLVLLVAGLFLDIGAAILLLAPLLLPVAIAAGLDPIQFGVVLVVNLMIHGLTPPLGILVYVVSGIMRVPAGAVFRAVLPLLGVLLAALMVLSLGMAAWPALAPGLKALF encoded by the coding sequence GTGCGGGCGGAGGCTGCGCTGCGCGGCGGGCTCGAATGCGCCGGCGCCACCATCCTGGCCTTGCTGTTCGGCGTGGTGATGCTTGCCGTGCTGAGGCGCTATCTGTTCGGTGGCGGCTTCGTCTGGTCGGACGAGCTCGCGATCTGGCTGCATCTGGCGCTGATCGCGGTCGGTGCGCCGCTGGCCGTCACCGGAACGCTGGCGATGCGGCTCGATGTGCTGGTGCGCTTGCTGCCCGGGCGGCTGCGCAAGCTGGCTGGGGTGCTGGCGGACGCCGTCGCGTTCCATGGTGCGCTGGTGCTGGCGGGGGGAGGCGTGAGCGTCGCGTTGCTGGTCGGTGGCCAGTCCACCGTGTTCGGCCTGCCGGAGGCGCTGCGCTTTGCCGTCTTCGCCTGCGGCGGCGCGCTCACGATCCTGGCGTTGTTCCTGCGCGGCGGGCTCGAGCGGGGCTGGGCCGGAGCGGCCGCGTCGCTGATGCTGGGAGGCGCCCTCTATGGGCTGGCGCAGCTCGCTTTCGATCTGTTCCCGACGCCGAGCCTGGTCGCTGCGCTCGTTGCCGGGGGCGGGCTGCTGCTGGGCGCGCCGCTGCCCTTCGCGCTGCTGGCCGGGGTTTCGCTGACAGGGCCGTTCGGCGGATTGCTGCCGGAGCCGGCGATCGTGCAGACGATGGTCGGCGGCATCGGCAAGTTCCTGCTGCTCGCCATCCCGTTCTTCCTCCTCGCGGGTGAGTTGCTGACGGAGGGTGGGCTGGCGGAACGGCTGATCCGCTTCGCAGCGACGCTCGTCGGGCATTGGCGGGCGGGGCTCGCGCAGACGGCGCTGGTCGCCAGCGTCCTGTTTTCCGGCGCCTCCGGCTCCTCGGTCGCGAACGCCGCCTTCGGGGCCAAGGTGATGGCACCGACATTGGTGGCGAGCGGCTATCCGCCGGCCCATGCGGCGGCGATCGTCGCCGGCGTCTCGATGCTGGACAACATCATCCCGCCCTCGATCGCCTTCCTGATCCTGGCGAGCGCGACGAATCTTTCCGTCGGCTCGCTCCTGGTTGGCGGCTTCGTCGCGGGCGGCGTGCTGGCGCTGGCGCTGGCCGTCGGCATCCATCTCAGCGTGCGCGGCGTCGTCGATACGGCGCCCAAGGCGAGCGCGGCCGAGCGGGGCAGGGCGCTGATCGGCGCAATTCCGGCGATCGGGCTCGGCGTCATCGTCGTGATCGGCATCCGCTTCGGCGTGGTGACGGTGACGGAGGCCTCGGCGCTCGCCGTTGCCTATGCCGTCATCGCCTGCCTCGCTCTGCGCAGCCTGAACGCGCGGGGCGTGCTGGCGAGCTTACGCAAATCCGCGGCGGAGGCGGCGGCGATCGGCCTGCTGATCGGGGCTTCGGCACCCTTCGCCTTCCTGCTCGCCGTCGACCGGGTTTCCGAGCAGATGGCCGGGCTCGTCACCCTGTTCGGCGCCGGACCCTATGCCGTGATGCTGCTCGCCAATCTGGTGCTGCTGGTGGCCGGGCTCTTCCTCGATATCGGCGCGGCGATCCTGCTGCTCGCGCCGCTGCTTCTGCCGGTCGCGATCGCGGCGGGGCTCGATCCGATCCAGTTCGGCGTCGTGCTCGTCGTCAACCTGATGATCCACGGGCTGACGCCGCCGCTCGGCATTCTCGTCTACGTCGTCAGCGGCATCATGCGCGTGCCGGCGGGGGCGGTTTTCCGGGCGGTGCTGCCGCTGCTCGGCGTGCTGCTCGCGGCGCTCATGGTGCTGTCGCTGGGCATGGCTGCGTGGCCCGCGCTTGCGCCGGGGCTCAAGGCGCTGTTCTGA
- the pncB gene encoding Nicotinate phosphoribosyltransferase produces MIFTDIATRTYNHGWRLDPIIRSLLDTDFYKLLMLQMIRVFHPEVQVTFSLINRSKHIRLGDIVDEGELRAQLDHARSLRFTKNELIWLAGNSFYGKTQMFSPDFMAWLADFQLPDYDLRKVDGQYELHFEGPWTHTTMWEVPALAIVNELRARRVMLGQKRFSLDVLYARAKAKMWDKVERLQKLPNLKLSDFGTRRRHGHLWQRWCVEALKEGLGPAFTGTSNVLLAMDADLEAIGTNAHELPMVLAALAESDEDLLQAPYRVLDEWRQVYGGNLLIALPDAFGSQSFLRHAPDWVADWTGFRPDSAPPIPAGETIMDWWRERGRDPREKMLVFSDGLDVDAIERVYHHFDGKVRMAFGWGTDLTNDMVGCSPDGSRALDPISLVCKVTKANGRPAVKLSDNPEKVSGDPEAVKRYRRVFR; encoded by the coding sequence ATGATCTTCACCGACATCGCGACGCGGACCTACAATCATGGCTGGCGGCTCGACCCGATCATCCGCAGCCTGCTCGACACCGATTTCTACAAGCTCCTGATGCTGCAGATGATCCGGGTCTTCCACCCGGAGGTGCAGGTCACTTTCTCGCTGATCAATCGCTCGAAGCATATCCGCCTCGGCGACATCGTCGACGAGGGCGAGCTGAGGGCGCAGCTCGACCATGCCCGCTCGCTGCGCTTCACCAAGAACGAGTTGATCTGGCTGGCCGGCAACAGCTTCTACGGCAAGACCCAGATGTTCTCGCCGGATTTCATGGCCTGGCTCGCCGATTTCCAGTTGCCCGATTACGACCTACGCAAGGTCGATGGCCAGTACGAACTGCATTTCGAAGGGCCCTGGACCCATACCACGATGTGGGAGGTGCCGGCGCTAGCGATCGTCAACGAGCTTAGGGCGCGCCGGGTCATGCTCGGCCAGAAGCGCTTCTCGCTCGACGTGCTCTACGCCCGTGCCAAGGCCAAGATGTGGGACAAGGTCGAGCGGCTGCAGAAGCTGCCGAACCTCAAGCTTTCCGATTTCGGCACGCGCCGGCGCCATGGCCATCTCTGGCAACGCTGGTGCGTCGAAGCGCTCAAGGAAGGGCTCGGGCCGGCCTTCACCGGCACCTCGAACGTCCTGCTCGCGATGGATGCCGACCTCGAAGCGATCGGCACGAACGCCCATGAATTGCCGATGGTGCTCGCGGCGCTCGCCGAATCGGACGAGGACCTGCTTCAGGCCCCTTATCGCGTGCTGGACGAATGGCGCCAGGTCTATGGCGGCAACCTGCTGATCGCCTTGCCGGACGCCTTCGGCAGCCAGAGCTTCCTGCGCCACGCGCCGGACTGGGTCGCGGACTGGACCGGCTTCCGCCCCGACAGCGCGCCGCCGATTCCGGCCGGCGAGACGATCATGGATTGGTGGCGCGAGCGCGGACGCGACCCCCGCGAGAAGATGCTGGTGTTCTCGGATGGTCTCGACGTCGATGCGATCGAGCGCGTCTACCACCACTTCGACGGAAAGGTTCGCATGGCCTTCGGCTGGGGCACGGATTTGACCAACGACATGGTCGGCTGCTCGCCGGACGGGTCGCGCGCGCTCGATCCGATCTCGCTGGTCTGCAAGGTCACCAAGGCGAATGGCCGGCCGGCGGTGAAGCTGTCGGACAACCCCGAGAAGGTCTCGGGCGATCCGGAAGCCGTGAAGCGCTATCGGCGGGTGTTCAGGTAG
- a CDS encoding Choloylglycine hydrolase, which yields MSRNTRRAGHFATALTMAFALFADAQACTRFVYFGAEGRVITARSMDWKSDVATNLWIMPRGVERTGEAGPNSIRWTAKYGSVIASGYDISTTDGINEAGLAANVLWLVESEYPKFEAGSKPGLTIAAWAQYVLDNFGTVAEAVAALRLEPFTIVTDAVPGETRLATLHLSMSDASGDSAIVEYIGGKQVIHHGRQYQVMTNSPVFDKQLALAEYWKQIGGTVMLPGTNRASDRFARASFYVDAIPKFEDPNRAVASVFSVIRNASVPFGLNTPEEPNISSTRWRTVVDHARKLYFFESALTPNTFWVDLKKIDFAMAAGTRKLDLGRDQDHVYAGDATDKFVVARPFVFLGLKP from the coding sequence ATGTCTCGGAACACCCGTCGCGCAGGACATTTCGCGACTGCGCTCACCATGGCCTTCGCGCTTTTCGCTGACGCGCAAGCCTGCACGCGCTTCGTCTATTTCGGAGCTGAAGGCCGGGTCATCACGGCTCGCTCGATGGACTGGAAGAGCGACGTCGCGACCAATCTCTGGATCATGCCGCGCGGCGTGGAGCGAACTGGCGAAGCCGGACCGAACTCGATCCGCTGGACCGCGAAATACGGCAGCGTCATCGCCTCGGGCTATGACATCTCGACCACCGACGGCATCAATGAGGCGGGGCTTGCCGCCAATGTGCTCTGGCTGGTGGAATCGGAATATCCGAAGTTCGAGGCCGGGTCGAAACCCGGCCTGACCATCGCCGCCTGGGCACAATATGTGCTCGACAATTTCGGCACAGTCGCCGAGGCGGTGGCGGCGTTGCGCCTGGAGCCCTTCACGATCGTCACCGACGCCGTTCCGGGCGAAACCCGCCTCGCGACGCTGCATCTGTCGATGTCGGATGCCTCGGGCGACAGCGCCATCGTCGAATATATCGGTGGCAAGCAGGTCATCCACCACGGCCGCCAATATCAGGTGATGACCAATTCGCCGGTCTTCGACAAGCAGCTCGCCCTCGCAGAATACTGGAAGCAGATCGGTGGGACGGTGATGCTGCCCGGCACCAATCGCGCCTCGGATCGCTTCGCGCGCGCATCCTTCTACGTCGACGCGATCCCGAAATTCGAGGATCCCAACCGCGCCGTCGCCAGCGTCTTCAGCGTGATCCGCAACGCCTCAGTCCCCTTCGGCCTCAACACGCCGGAGGAGCCGAACATCTCCTCGACGCGCTGGCGCACCGTCGTCGATCACGCCCGCAAGCTCTACTTCTTCGAATCAGCGTTGACGCCGAACACCTTCTGGGTCGATCTGAAGAAGATCGACTTCGCGATGGCAGCCGGCACGCGCAAGCTCGATCTCGGCCGCGATCAGGATCACGTCTATGCCGGCGACGCCACGGACAAATTCGTCGTGGCCAGGCCTTTCGTCTTCCTCGGCCTCAAGCCGTAA
- the tufB gene encoding translation elongation factor Tu 2 has protein sequence MAKEKFSRTKPHCNIGTIGHVDHGKTSLTAAITKVLAESGGASFTAYDQIDKAPEEKARGITISTAHVEYETPARHYAHVDCPGHADYVKNMITGAAQMDGAILVVSAADGPMPQTREHILLARQVGVPALVVFMNKVDLVDDAELLELVEMEIRELLSKYDFPGDDIPITKGSAKAALDNVTPEIGHDAVIALMKTVDDYIPQPERPIDQPFLMPVEDVFSISGRGTVVTGRVERGIVKVGEEIEIVGLKDTVKTTVTGVEMFRKLLDQGQAGDNIGALLRGTKREDVERGQVLCKPGSVKPHTKFKAEAYILTKEEGGRHTPFFTNYRPQFYFRTTDVTGVVTLPEGTEMVMPGDNISMEVTLIAPIAMEEKLRFAIREGGRTVGAGVVASIIA, from the coding sequence ATGGCCAAAGAGAAGTTTTCGCGGACGAAGCCGCACTGCAACATTGGAACGATTGGTCACGTTGACCATGGCAAGACGTCTTTGACGGCTGCGATCACGAAGGTTCTGGCTGAGTCCGGCGGCGCGTCGTTCACGGCGTATGACCAGATCGACAAGGCGCCGGAAGAGAAGGCCCGCGGCATCACGATCTCGACGGCTCACGTCGAGTACGAGACCCCGGCCCGTCACTACGCGCACGTCGACTGCCCCGGCCACGCCGACTATGTGAAGAACATGATCACGGGTGCCGCGCAGATGGACGGCGCGATCCTGGTGGTTTCGGCCGCCGACGGCCCGATGCCGCAGACCCGCGAGCACATCCTGCTGGCGCGCCAGGTCGGCGTTCCGGCGCTGGTGGTGTTCATGAACAAGGTCGATCTCGTCGACGACGCCGAGCTGCTCGAGCTGGTCGAGATGGAGATCCGCGAGCTCCTGTCGAAGTACGACTTCCCGGGCGACGACATTCCGATCACCAAGGGCTCGGCCAAGGCCGCTCTCGACAACGTCACGCCGGAAATCGGCCATGACGCCGTGATCGCGCTGATGAAGACGGTCGACGACTACATCCCGCAGCCGGAGCGTCCGATCGACCAGCCGTTCCTGATGCCGGTCGAGGACGTGTTCTCGATCTCGGGCCGTGGCACGGTGGTGACCGGCCGCGTCGAGCGCGGCATCGTCAAGGTCGGCGAGGAAATCGAGATCGTCGGCCTGAAGGACACGGTGAAGACGACCGTCACGGGCGTCGAGATGTTCCGCAAGCTGCTCGACCAGGGCCAGGCCGGCGATAACATCGGCGCGCTGCTGCGCGGCACGAAGCGCGAGGACGTCGAGCGCGGCCAGGTGCTGTGCAAGCCGGGCTCGGTGAAGCCGCACACGAAGTTCAAGGCCGAGGCCTACATCCTGACGAAGGAAGAGGGTGGCCGTCACACGCCGTTCTTCACCAACTACCGCCCGCAGTTCTACTTCCGCACGACGGACGTGACCGGCGTGGTGACGCTGCCGGAAGGCACGGAGATGGTGATGCCGGGCGACAACATCTCGATGGAGGTGACGCTGATCGCCCCGATCGCGATGGAAGAGAAGCTG